Sequence from the Burkholderia stabilis genome:
CCGCCGGGGAACACTTCACCCCGCGCGAGGTTATTCGGTTAATGGTGAACCTGCTGTTCATTGAAGACGACGATGTGCTCACACCCGGGAACGCTGTGGTCCGGGCTATCTACGACCCCACCGCTGGTACGGGCGGCATGCTGTCGGTGGCAAGTGAATTTCTGCTGGAGCATAACCCTGCCGCACGTTTGAGAATGTTTGGACAGGAACTCAACGATGAGTCGTATGCCATTTGCAAGGCAGACATGCTCATCAAGGGCCAAAACGTCGAGAACATTGTCGCCGGCAACACGCTATCCGACGACGGTCATACCGGACGCAAGTTTGACTACATGCTATCCAATCCGCCGTTTGGCGTCGAATGGAAGAAGGTCGAAAAAACTGTGCGGACCGAGTATGAGCAGAAGGGATTCGATGGTCGTTTCGGCCCCGGCCTGCCCCGTGTGTCAGATGGCTCGATGCTTTTCCTTCTCCACCTCATCAGCAAGATGCGCCCAGCACAGGAAGGTGGAAGCCGCTTTGGCATTGTGCTGAACGGCTCGCCGCTTTTTACGGGCGGCGCCGGCAGCGGGGAGAGCGAAATTCGGCGCTATGTGTTGGAGAACGACTTGGTTGAGGCCATCGTAGGCCTGCCGACCGACATGTTCTATAACACAGGCATCGCAACGTACGTATGGATTCTTTCTAACAAGAAGCCCGCTGCGCGCAAGGGTTTTGTCCAACTTATCGATGCGTCGAGTTTCTGGCAGAAGATGCGGAAGAGTCTGGGCAACAAGCGTAGAGAAATGTCGGACGAACATATTGACACGGTCACGCGCCTTTTCGGCACCTTCGTCGAGGCAGAGCTCACGACGGTGTTTGACGCGGAGGGCGCGGAGGTAGGACGCTGGGTGGTGCCTGCGGGCACAAGGGCACCAAACGTGTCGGCTGATGGCACGGTGAAATCAGTGCCGATTTCACGAATTTTTAGGAACGAGGACTTCGGCTACACGACGATTACCGTGGAGCGCCCGATGCGCGACGAGCAAGGCCGGCTATTGTTGGGCCTGAAGGGAAAGCAAAAAGGCAAGCCGCAGGCAGATAGCACCCTACGCGATACAGAAAACGTGCCACTCTCTGAGGACATCGAGGCCTATTTCAAGCGTGAAGTCCTCCACCACACGCCGGACGCATGGATAGACCACGCGAAGAGCAAGGTCGGCTACGAGATTCCGTTCAACCGGTACTTCTACGTGTTCGAGCCGCCCCGCGACCTACACGAGATAGACGGCGAACTGAAAGCCGTTTCGGCCAATATCGTGAGGATGCTCCAGGAGCTAGCGGAATGAGTTTACCGAAATACGCGCAATACAAGGACAGCGGCGAACCGTTGCTCGGCGACTTGCCAGCACATTGGTCTGCAACGTCTATTAAACGCTGCTTCACCATTTACGGTGGTTCGACGCCGAAATCCGATGAGGCAGCGTACTGGGATGGAGAGATAGTTTGGGTAAGCCCCGCTGACCTAAGCAAGCTCTCCTCCATTTATATCGACGATTCCGCTCGCAAAATAAGCCGAGCGGGGCTTGAATCCTGCGGAACAATTTTAGTGCCCGAGGGAAGCATTGTTCTATCGACCCGTGCGCCCATCGGGTCACTGGCCATCGCAAAGACAGAGCTGTGCACGAACCAAGGCTGTAAATCGCTTGTACCAAGGTCCGGAGCTAACGAAGCTTTCTATGCCTACTACCTCCTAGCGTCCACCGAGGCACTCAATCTCAGGGGCAAGGGGACTACATTCCTTGAATTATCAGCAGACGAGCTGGGCGCATTTAAAGCCCCTCGCCCGCCATTTGATGAACAATCAGCCATCGTCGCATTTCTCGACCGAGAAACCAAAAAAATCGACAGACTAATTGCTGAACAAGAAAAACTTCTCGCCCTGCTGGCAGAGAAGCGCCAGGCGACCATCGCGCACGCTGTTACCCGTGGCCTCAACCCTAATTCGCCGCTGAAGGACTCCGGAGTGGCATGGTTGGGCACGGTGCCAGCGCATTGGGAAATAGTACGTTTGGGTCAAATCTTCAGAGAGTCGGGAGAGTCAGGCGATGAATCTTTACCCATATTGAGCGTATCGATTCATAACGGTGTTTCGAACAAGGAACTGGATGACGATGAACTGGACCGCAAGGTAACTCGAAGCGAGGACCGCTCAAAGTACAAAAAGGTCATGCCACTAGACTTGGTCTATAACATGATGCGAGCATGGCAAGGCGGCTTCGGCACTGTGCAAACGTCCGGAATGGTCAGTCCAGCATATGTCGTTGCGCACCCGATAAATAGCAACTTCAAAACTGATTTTATTGAGCAACTCCTACGAACTCCCCAAGGTATTCAAGAAGTAAAGCGATACTCTCGTGGAATTACAGATTTCCGGTTGCGACTTTATTGGGATGAATTTAAGAACATAAAAATTGCGCTACCCCCGTTGCGCGAGCAGCAAGAAATCATGGCCTCATTTGGCGAAGTAGCCGCGCACATCGACGGTCTCGTCGAGCAGGCCGCGCATGCTATCGACCTCCTAAGGGAGCGCCGCAGTGCCCTGATTACCGCCGCCGTCACCGGGAAAATCGACGTGCGCGACGCAGTGCCGCAGGAACTGGCCGCATGACCGACATCCAACTGTCCCGCCTGTCGAGCGACACCACGCGTGAGCTATCGAGCGAGGCCGCGAAGCTGGAAAAGCAATTGCAGGCGCTAATCGACGGGAACGTGCCGACCTTCCTCGGCATCCGCTTTGTCGCCAGTGGGTATGCGACCGGCTAGACCCACACTTCTTCGTCAAAGAACAACTATCAAGAACTTCCGGGGTCATCGATGAGCAACCTGCACCAGGAACATCACTTCGAAGCCGAAATCTGCCGGTCCCTCGCAGCCAAAGGTTGGCACTATGCCGAAGGCGATGCGGCGCACTACGACCGTGCAACCGCGCTTTACCTTCCGGACCTGGAGACATGGATTGAGACGACTCAGTCCGACACCTGGCAGCGCCTCACTAGGACCCACGGCCCTGGACTCAAACAACGTCTAGCTGAACGTGTCCGCAAGAGCCTGAACGAGCGCGGTACCCTAGATGTGTTGAGGCGTGGGGTTGAGATGCTGGGGCTCAAGGAGCCCCTGTCGCTGGTGCAGTTCAAGCCGGCACTGGCCATCAATCCCGTCATCCAGCAGCACTACGCGGCCAACCGCCTGCGCGTGGTACGTCAGGTGCGGCATTCAGCCAACTATCCCCAGGACGCACTGGACTTGGTGCTGTTCGTGAACGGCATTCCGGTAGCGACCGCCGAGTTGAAATCGAACTTCACGCAAGGCGTGCAGGACGCTGTCGACCAGTACCGCTTTGACCGTCATCCACATCCGAAGGGCGGTCAAGAGGAACCGCTGCTCGCCTTCCCCGGTGGGGCCCTCGTCCATTTTGCGGTGAGCCAAACCGAAGTCATGATGGCGACACGGCTTGCCGGCCCGGCCACCCACTTCTTGCCGTTCAACCGTGGCAACAACGGGGCAGCGGGCAACGCACACAATCCGGTCGGCTTCGCAACGGCTTATCTGTGGGACGAAGTGTGGGCCCCCCAGAGCTGGCTCGATATCCTACACCGCTACCTGATTGGCAAGCGCGATGAGAAGAAGCTGCTTAAATCCGTCATCTTTCCTCGCCATCACCAGCTCGAGGCAACCCGAAAGCTGGTAGACGACGTGCTAGCACGGGGCCCTGGCCAGAGGTATCTGATTCAGCACTCGGCCGGGTCGGGCAAGACCAATTCGATTGCGTGGACCGCGCACTTCCTCGCGGACCTGCACGATGCAGACAATCGCAAGCTGTTCGATAGCGTGCTGGTTGTGTCCGACCGGACCGTGCTCGATGCGCAGCTGCAGGAGGCCATTTTTGACTTCGAGCGCACGACTGGCGTCGTGGCGTCCATCACCAACGAGAGCGGTAGCAAGAGCAGCCAACTCGGTCAGGCGCTCAAGGATGGCAAGAAAATCATCGTCTGCACCATTCAGACCTTCCCCGCCGCTATGCGAGCGGCCCAGGAGCTGGCGGCGACCGAGGGCAAGCGCTTCGCGGTCATCGCCGACGAGGCCCACAGCTCGCAGACAGGCGAGGCGGCGGCCAAGCTGAAGCAATTCCTGTCAGCCGAAGAGTGGGCGGACCTGCAGGACGGCGGCGAAATCGACCAGCTGACGCTGCTTGGTGCCCAGATGGAAGCGCGTGCCGGAAGCAACGGGCTCACCTATGTGGCCTTCACCGCCACGCCCAAGCAGAAGACGCTGGAGTTGTTCGGCCGGCTGGACCCCGACGGATTGCCTCAACCCTTCCACGTGTATTCGATGCGCCAGGCCATCGAGGAGGGCTTCATTCTCGACGTGCTGAAGAACTACACGACCTACAAGCTCGCGTTCCGACTGGCGCACGAAGGCCAAGAGTACGACGAAAAGCAAGTCGAACGCAGTTCGGCGATGAAGGGCATTATGCAGTGGGTCCGACTGCATCCGTACAACATCGCGCAGAAGGTCCAAATCGTCGTCGAGCACTACCGCGACAACGTGCAGCCATTGCTCGACGGCAAGGCTAAAGCAATGGTGGTCGTCGCGAGCCGCAAAGAGGCCGTGCGCTGGCAGATGGCCATTCGCGCCTATATCGAAAAGCGCGGCTATTCGCTCGGCGTTCTCGTCGCGTTCTCCGGTGAAATCGACGACCCCGACAGCTTTCCGGCGCCCGTAAGCGAGACCAGCAAAGAGTTGAATCCCGGGCTCAAGGGGCGCGACATCCGCGACGCCTTTGCGGAGCCCGACTATCATCTGCTGCTTGTGGCCAACAAGTTCCAGACGGGGTTCGACCAGCCGCTGCTGTGCGGAATGTATGTCGACAAGATGCTCGGCGGCATCCAGACCGTGCAGACGCTATCGCGCCTGAATCGTGCTCACCCCGGCAAGGACACAACCTACATCCTCGACTTCGTCAACGATGCGGGCGACGTCCTGAAAGCGTTCAAGACCTATTACGAGACCGCCCAACTGGAGGCCACCACCGACCCGCATCACGTCTACGACCTGCGCGCCAAGCTCGATGCCGCAGGCTACTACGACGACTTCGAGGTTGACCGGGTCACCAGAGTAGAACTGGACCCGAAGGGCACTCAGGCCCAGTTGCAGGCCGCCATCGCGCCCGTGGCCGACCGATTGCTCAAGCGCTACAAGACGGCGCAGCAGGATAAAGTCGCCGCCGAAGGAGAGCACGACGAGAAGGTTGTCCAGGCTGCCAAGGACACGCTTGAAGCACTCGTGCTGTTCAAGAACGACATGGGCGCATTCGTGCGACTCTACGCCTTCCTGTCGCAGATTTTCGATTACGGCAATACCGACATCGAGAAGCGCTTCCTATTCTATAAACGGCTCATTCCGCTGCTTGAGTTCGGCCGCGAGCGCGACACCGTCGACCTTTCAAAGGTCACGCTGACGCACCATAGCCTGAGAAACACCGGTCGCCAGCCATTGCATCTCGGTCACGGCGAGCCTCCCAAGCTGCCACCGATGGACGCCGTCGGAAGCGGCGCGGTTCAGGACAAGGAAAAGGCGTTCCTCGATGAAATCATTCAGAAGGTCAACGGGCTTTTTGATGGCGAGCTGACCGACGATGACCAGCTCGTGTACGTAAACGGAGTGCTCAAGGGCAAACTGCTGGAGAACGAGCTACTCGTCCAGCAGGCCGCGAGCAACAGCAAAGAGCAGTTCGCCAACTCCCCCGACCTTACGGATGCACTAATGCACGCCATCATCGACGCGTTCGACGCGCATACCACCATGAGCAAGCAGGCGCTCGATTCGGCGCGCGTGCGCGACGGTCTGAAGGATATTTTGCTGGGGCCTGCGCAGCTTTACGAGGCTCTGCGAGCTCGCTCGGACGTGTCGCCAAGACGACGAGGAACCTAAGTGCTATGAGACGGCGGTCCGACCGTGGAGTCAGCCTCCCTCGCGCATTCACCGGGTGGCCCCCTCGTCAAGGCGTTGTCCGCAGCCTCGCCAGTTTCTTGTTCGTACTTGCTCGCAGACT
This genomic interval carries:
- a CDS encoding restriction endonuclease subunit S — translated: MSLPKYAQYKDSGEPLLGDLPAHWSATSIKRCFTIYGGSTPKSDEAAYWDGEIVWVSPADLSKLSSIYIDDSARKISRAGLESCGTILVPEGSIVLSTRAPIGSLAIAKTELCTNQGCKSLVPRSGANEAFYAYYLLASTEALNLRGKGTTFLELSADELGAFKAPRPPFDEQSAIVAFLDRETKKIDRLIAEQEKLLALLAEKRQATIAHAVTRGLNPNSPLKDSGVAWLGTVPAHWEIVRLGQIFRESGESGDESLPILSVSIHNGVSNKELDDDELDRKVTRSEDRSKYKKVMPLDLVYNMMRAWQGGFGTVQTSGMVSPAYVVAHPINSNFKTDFIEQLLRTPQGIQEVKRYSRGITDFRLRLYWDEFKNIKIALPPLREQQEIMASFGEVAAHIDGLVEQAAHAIDLLRERRSALITAAVTGKIDVRDAVPQELAA
- a CDS encoding type I restriction-modification system subunit M, translated to MNHQALSSFIWSVADLLRGDYKQSEYGRVILPFTVLRRLDCVLESTKSAVLAEFDAKSKKGINPEPFLLRIVGDAKFYNTSPLDLVKLLGDQDHIRQNLYAYMRAFSPAARDIFERFDFYTQIERLAKANLLYLVTEKFTNIDLHPAAVDNTQMGLVFEELIRKFAEISNETAGEHFTPREVIRLMVNLLFIEDDDVLTPGNAVVRAIYDPTAGTGGMLSVASEFLLEHNPAARLRMFGQELNDESYAICKADMLIKGQNVENIVAGNTLSDDGHTGRKFDYMLSNPPFGVEWKKVEKTVRTEYEQKGFDGRFGPGLPRVSDGSMLFLLHLISKMRPAQEGGSRFGIVLNGSPLFTGGAGSGESEIRRYVLENDLVEAIVGLPTDMFYNTGIATYVWILSNKKPAARKGFVQLIDASSFWQKMRKSLGNKRREMSDEHIDTVTRLFGTFVEAELTTVFDAEGAEVGRWVVPAGTRAPNVSADGTVKSVPISRIFRNEDFGYTTITVERPMRDEQGRLLLGLKGKQKGKPQADSTLRDTENVPLSEDIEAYFKREVLHHTPDAWIDHAKSKVGYEIPFNRYFYVFEPPRDLHEIDGELKAVSANIVRMLQELAE
- a CDS encoding type I restriction endonuclease subunit R, whose protein sequence is MSNLHQEHHFEAEICRSLAAKGWHYAEGDAAHYDRATALYLPDLETWIETTQSDTWQRLTRTHGPGLKQRLAERVRKSLNERGTLDVLRRGVEMLGLKEPLSLVQFKPALAINPVIQQHYAANRLRVVRQVRHSANYPQDALDLVLFVNGIPVATAELKSNFTQGVQDAVDQYRFDRHPHPKGGQEEPLLAFPGGALVHFAVSQTEVMMATRLAGPATHFLPFNRGNNGAAGNAHNPVGFATAYLWDEVWAPQSWLDILHRYLIGKRDEKKLLKSVIFPRHHQLEATRKLVDDVLARGPGQRYLIQHSAGSGKTNSIAWTAHFLADLHDADNRKLFDSVLVVSDRTVLDAQLQEAIFDFERTTGVVASITNESGSKSSQLGQALKDGKKIIVCTIQTFPAAMRAAQELAATEGKRFAVIADEAHSSQTGEAAAKLKQFLSAEEWADLQDGGEIDQLTLLGAQMEARAGSNGLTYVAFTATPKQKTLELFGRLDPDGLPQPFHVYSMRQAIEEGFILDVLKNYTTYKLAFRLAHEGQEYDEKQVERSSAMKGIMQWVRLHPYNIAQKVQIVVEHYRDNVQPLLDGKAKAMVVVASRKEAVRWQMAIRAYIEKRGYSLGVLVAFSGEIDDPDSFPAPVSETSKELNPGLKGRDIRDAFAEPDYHLLLVANKFQTGFDQPLLCGMYVDKMLGGIQTVQTLSRLNRAHPGKDTTYILDFVNDAGDVLKAFKTYYETAQLEATTDPHHVYDLRAKLDAAGYYDDFEVDRVTRVELDPKGTQAQLQAAIAPVADRLLKRYKTAQQDKVAAEGEHDEKVVQAAKDTLEALVLFKNDMGAFVRLYAFLSQIFDYGNTDIEKRFLFYKRLIPLLEFGRERDTVDLSKVTLTHHSLRNTGRQPLHLGHGEPPKLPPMDAVGSGAVQDKEKAFLDEIIQKVNGLFDGELTDDDQLVYVNGVLKGKLLENELLVQQAASNSKEQFANSPDLTDALMHAIIDAFDAHTTMSKQALDSARVRDGLKDILLGPAQLYEALRARSDVSPRRRGT